A portion of the Mycobacterium paraseoulense genome contains these proteins:
- a CDS encoding thiolase family protein has translation MGLRGEAAIVGYVELPPERLNKASLAPFAIEQWAELSAAALDDAGLAGDVVNGIVASHLAESEIFVPSTIAEYLGVGARFAEHVDLGGASAAAMVWRAAAAIELGICDAVLCALPARYITPSSKKKPRPLVDAMFFGSSSNQYGSPQAEFEIPYGNLGQNGPYGQVAQRYAAVYGYDERAMAKIVVDQRFNANNTEGAIWKDKPLTVDEVLASPVIADPLHMLEIVMPCVGGAAVVVANADLARRARHRPVWIKGFGEHVPFKTPTYAKDLLHTPIAEAADTAFAMTALSREQMDMVSIYDCYTITVLLSLEDAGFCEKGKGMEFVADHDLTFRGDFPLNTAGGQLGFGQAGLAGGMHHVCDATRQIMGRAGAAQVADCHRAFVSGNGGILSEQTTLILEGD, from the coding sequence ATGGGATTACGCGGGGAAGCCGCGATCGTCGGCTACGTCGAACTTCCGCCTGAGCGCCTCAATAAGGCCTCGCTCGCCCCGTTCGCGATCGAGCAATGGGCGGAGTTGTCCGCCGCCGCCCTCGACGATGCCGGGTTGGCCGGCGATGTCGTCAACGGAATCGTGGCATCGCACCTGGCGGAGTCCGAGATCTTCGTGCCGTCCACCATCGCCGAATACCTCGGCGTGGGTGCGCGATTCGCCGAGCACGTCGACCTCGGCGGTGCCAGCGCCGCCGCCATGGTCTGGCGGGCCGCCGCGGCGATCGAGCTGGGCATCTGTGACGCGGTGTTGTGCGCGCTGCCGGCCCGGTACATCACGCCGTCTTCGAAGAAGAAGCCCAGACCGTTGGTCGACGCGATGTTCTTCGGTTCGTCGAGCAACCAATACGGCTCTCCCCAAGCCGAATTCGAGATCCCCTACGGCAACCTCGGCCAGAACGGCCCGTACGGGCAGGTGGCGCAGCGCTACGCGGCCGTCTATGGCTACGACGAGCGGGCGATGGCCAAGATCGTCGTCGACCAGCGGTTCAACGCGAATAACACCGAGGGAGCGATCTGGAAGGACAAGCCGCTCACGGTCGACGAGGTCCTGGCCAGCCCGGTGATCGCCGACCCGCTGCACATGCTGGAGATCGTCATGCCCTGCGTCGGGGGTGCCGCGGTGGTCGTCGCCAACGCCGACCTCGCCAGGCGTGCCCGTCATCGACCGGTGTGGATCAAGGGATTTGGTGAGCACGTGCCGTTCAAGACCCCCACCTACGCCAAGGACCTGCTGCACACCCCGATCGCGGAGGCCGCCGACACCGCGTTCGCCATGACGGCTCTGAGCCGGGAGCAGATGGACATGGTGTCGATTTACGACTGCTACACCATCACCGTGCTGCTGTCGCTCGAGGACGCCGGGTTCTGTGAGAAGGGCAAGGGCATGGAATTCGTCGCCGATCATGACCTGACGTTCCGCGGTGACTTCCCGCTGAACACGGCGGGCGGGCAGCTGGGCTTCGGGCAGGCCGGGCTCGCCGGTGGGATGCACCATGTCTGCGACGCCACACGCCAGATCATGGGCCGCGCGGGTGCGGCGCAGGTCGCCGACTGTCACCGCGCCTTCGTGTCCGGCAACGGCGGAATCCTGTCGGAACAAACCACGCTGATACTCGAGGGGGATTGA
- a CDS encoding Zn-ribbon domain-containing OB-fold protein: MATFERPMPVKTPTSTPFWDALAQHRIVVQYSPSLGSYVFYPRVRAPRTLADDLEWREISGMGTLYSYTVARRPVSPHFADAVPQLLAIVEWDEGPRFSTEMVNVDPADLRVGMRVRPVFFDYPEHDVTMLRYEPAD; this comes from the coding sequence ATGGCCACCTTCGAACGCCCGATGCCGGTCAAAACCCCTACCAGCACGCCCTTTTGGGACGCACTGGCCCAGCACCGCATCGTCGTCCAGTATTCGCCCTCACTGGGAAGCTACGTGTTCTACCCGCGGGTGCGCGCCCCGCGCACTCTGGCCGACGATCTGGAATGGCGAGAGATCTCGGGAATGGGGACGTTGTATTCCTACACCGTGGCGCGCCGCCCGGTCAGTCCGCACTTCGCGGACGCCGTCCCGCAACTGCTGGCCATCGTCGAATGGGACGAGGGGCCACGGTTTTCCACCGAAATGGTCAACGTCGACCCGGCCGACCTCCGGGTCGGGATGCGGGTGCGGCCGGTGTTCTTCGACTACCCGGAGCACGACGTGACGATGTTGCGGTACGAGCCGGCCGACTGA
- a CDS encoding amidohydrolase family protein, with the protein MNKDDLILISVDDHIAEPADMFDAHVPAKYKDRAPRVVIEPDGVQQWYYGEVRGRNMGLNAVAGKPREMYNIDASRYDEMRPGCFNVDERVRDMNAGGQLAGLNFPNFTGFSGQVLNQGPDRAVNLVMIRAYNDWHVDEWCAAYPGRFIPCGILPLFDVAEAAEEVNRLAGKGCHAVTFSENPEALQMPSIHTRYWYPLFEAVCENKTVLCTHVGSASRSPQVSSDAPPSVQMTASSMMSMFTFTELIWAEFWADFPQLKFSLTEGDVGWIPYFLWRAEHVYNRHSGWTLAKFPPGYSGPADVFKRHFYTCFISDKVGVHNMDWFNEDMLCWESDFPHSDSNWPFAPEDVIETMGHLDDSVIDKITHENAMAAYSFDPFRHIPKEHARAGRLRAQAADVDVVTHVGRRASQRDRDAWTRMTQFALQAQVTAEAAGIAGRATTLGN; encoded by the coding sequence ATGAACAAGGACGACTTGATTCTGATCAGCGTGGATGACCACATCGCCGAGCCCGCCGATATGTTCGACGCCCACGTCCCCGCGAAATACAAAGACCGCGCACCCCGGGTGGTCATCGAACCCGACGGCGTCCAGCAGTGGTACTACGGCGAGGTCCGCGGCCGGAACATGGGGCTCAATGCCGTGGCGGGGAAGCCCCGGGAGATGTACAACATCGACGCATCCCGGTACGACGAGATGCGGCCCGGTTGCTTCAACGTCGACGAGCGGGTTCGGGACATGAACGCCGGCGGCCAGCTCGCCGGGCTGAACTTCCCCAACTTCACCGGCTTCTCCGGCCAGGTCCTCAACCAGGGTCCGGACCGCGCCGTCAACCTGGTGATGATCAGGGCCTACAACGACTGGCACGTCGACGAGTGGTGCGCGGCCTACCCGGGCCGATTCATCCCCTGCGGCATCCTGCCCCTGTTCGACGTGGCCGAGGCGGCCGAGGAGGTCAATCGCCTCGCCGGCAAGGGTTGCCACGCGGTGACGTTCTCCGAGAACCCGGAGGCGTTGCAAATGCCCAGCATTCACACCAGATACTGGTACCCGCTGTTCGAGGCGGTTTGCGAGAACAAGACCGTCCTGTGCACCCACGTCGGCTCGGCGTCGCGTTCCCCGCAGGTGTCCAGCGACGCTCCGCCCAGCGTGCAGATGACGGCGTCGTCGATGATGAGCATGTTCACCTTCACCGAGCTCATCTGGGCCGAGTTCTGGGCGGACTTCCCGCAGCTGAAGTTCTCGCTCACCGAGGGTGACGTCGGCTGGATACCGTACTTCCTCTGGCGGGCCGAGCACGTGTACAACCGCCATTCGGGGTGGACGCTGGCCAAGTTCCCGCCCGGTTACAGCGGGCCGGCCGACGTGTTCAAGCGGCACTTCTACACGTGCTTCATCAGCGACAAGGTCGGCGTGCACAACATGGACTGGTTCAACGAAGACATGCTGTGCTGGGAGTCCGACTTCCCCCATTCCGACAGCAACTGGCCGTTCGCGCCCGAGGACGTCATCGAGACCATGGGGCATCTCGACGATTCGGTCATCGACAAGATCACTCACGAAAACGCCATGGCCGCTTACTCGTTCGACCCGTTCCGGCACATCCCCAAGGAACACGCCCGCGCCGGACGCCTCCGCGCCCAGGCCGCCGACGTCGACGTGGTCACGCACGTCGGCCGCCGGGCCAGCCAGCGTGACCGCGACGCGTGGACCCGGATGACCCAGTTCGCCCTGCAGGCGCAGGTGACGGCGGAAGCCGCCGGGATCGCGGGGCGCGCCACCACCCTGGGCAACTGA
- a CDS encoding CaiB/BaiF CoA-transferase family protein, whose amino-acid sequence MAAQAPFADWRVLELSNGIAVSYCGKMFADADAEVVKIESAQGDSLRRRSAGGPAGTLFGYLAAGKKSVTGGGQAEIAALLAGADIVLTDLTDGWTLDEITAHTGASAVVVAVTPFGTTGPYVDDRVIANEFILQALCGSIAGRGWPEDEPVQAGGQLGEFLAGTFAAAVAAATARHAARSGRGEVVDVSTYEAMVIAMGGLSAMSASVLGADSLLGRRSLELPSIVPTADGMVGFCTITAQQFQDFLVLIDRADLLDDAELASFDGRVARRDEFLAMVTRWTQSRTTQEIVDLAVAFRIPVAPIGTPEMLPKIDHFVERGVFVESGAGGLQPRVPYRSDAMATRPPGRPPRLGADNGRVRWPPRPSPPRGAGAGALPLADTRITDFTAFWAGPVATQLLAALGADVIKVEGVRRPDGMRFSAGRPPSWDQWWEWGPVFLCSNNNKRGVSVELSTEAGRAIALELVAASDLVIENFSPRVMTNFGLGWDAVRAANPRAIMVRMPAFGLDGPWRDRVGFAQTMEQATGMAWMTGHADGPPVIPRGVCDPIAGLHAAFAAVAALVIRDRDGSGMHVESTMVEAALNVAAEMMLEYSRNGIAMRRNGNRGPGACPQGVYRCRGDDDWLALSATDDDARVALARLLGRPPDGDWRERPDESDRLISDWTARRSVAEAVEALRAAGVAAAPVTPAAALLSDPHLRTRGFWETVDHPVAGSFLCTGMPFAFLGRPRRWIRRVPPLYGQHTGEVLTELLGRSQQDLSALRQSGTVSDRPAGL is encoded by the coding sequence GTGGCAGCTCAAGCGCCGTTCGCGGACTGGCGCGTGCTGGAGTTGTCCAACGGGATCGCGGTGTCCTACTGCGGCAAGATGTTCGCCGACGCCGACGCCGAAGTGGTGAAAATCGAGTCGGCGCAAGGGGATTCGTTACGCAGGCGCTCCGCCGGCGGGCCCGCCGGGACGCTGTTCGGCTACCTGGCCGCGGGCAAGAAATCGGTGACCGGCGGCGGCCAGGCGGAGATCGCCGCGCTCCTGGCCGGCGCCGACATCGTGCTCACCGACCTGACCGACGGTTGGACGCTCGACGAAATCACGGCCCACACCGGCGCTTCGGCGGTGGTGGTCGCCGTGACACCGTTCGGCACGACGGGACCCTACGTAGACGATCGCGTGATCGCCAACGAGTTCATCCTGCAGGCATTGTGCGGCTCGATCGCCGGCCGCGGCTGGCCGGAGGACGAACCGGTGCAGGCCGGCGGGCAGCTCGGCGAGTTCCTGGCGGGCACCTTCGCCGCCGCGGTCGCCGCGGCCACCGCCCGGCACGCGGCGCGCAGCGGCCGCGGCGAGGTCGTCGACGTCTCGACGTACGAAGCGATGGTCATCGCGATGGGCGGGCTGTCGGCCATGTCGGCCAGCGTGCTGGGCGCGGACTCCCTGCTGGGCCGGCGCAGTCTGGAACTGCCCTCGATCGTCCCGACGGCCGACGGGATGGTGGGCTTCTGCACCATCACGGCGCAGCAGTTCCAGGACTTCCTGGTGCTCATCGATCGCGCCGATCTGCTCGACGACGCCGAGCTGGCATCGTTCGACGGGCGGGTCGCCCGCCGCGACGAGTTCCTCGCCATGGTGACCCGGTGGACCCAGTCGCGCACCACGCAGGAGATCGTCGACCTCGCGGTCGCCTTCCGCATCCCGGTGGCCCCCATCGGAACACCCGAAATGCTGCCCAAGATCGACCATTTCGTGGAACGCGGGGTGTTCGTCGAATCCGGGGCCGGCGGGCTGCAGCCGAGGGTGCCGTATCGCAGCGACGCGATGGCGACGAGGCCACCGGGGCGGCCGCCGCGGCTCGGCGCCGACAACGGCCGGGTCCGCTGGCCGCCACGACCGTCCCCGCCCCGGGGCGCCGGGGCCGGCGCACTCCCGTTGGCTGACACGCGGATCACCGATTTCACCGCCTTCTGGGCGGGGCCGGTCGCCACACAATTGCTGGCGGCTCTGGGCGCCGACGTGATCAAGGTCGAGGGGGTCCGCCGGCCCGACGGCATGCGGTTCTCCGCCGGCCGCCCGCCCAGCTGGGACCAGTGGTGGGAGTGGGGCCCGGTCTTCCTGTGCAGCAACAACAACAAGCGCGGCGTGAGCGTCGAACTCAGCACCGAGGCCGGGCGGGCCATCGCGCTGGAGCTCGTCGCCGCAAGCGATCTGGTCATCGAGAACTTCTCGCCCCGGGTAATGACGAACTTCGGTCTGGGCTGGGACGCCGTGCGCGCGGCCAACCCGCGCGCCATCATGGTGCGGATGCCGGCATTCGGGCTCGACGGTCCCTGGCGGGACCGCGTGGGCTTCGCCCAGACGATGGAGCAGGCGACCGGTATGGCGTGGATGACCGGCCACGCCGACGGGCCTCCCGTGATTCCGCGCGGCGTGTGCGACCCGATCGCGGGCCTGCACGCGGCCTTCGCCGCGGTGGCCGCGCTGGTGATCCGCGACCGCGACGGGAGTGGGATGCACGTGGAGTCCACCATGGTGGAGGCGGCGTTGAACGTGGCCGCCGAGATGATGCTGGAGTACTCCCGCAACGGGATCGCGATGCGGCGCAACGGTAATCGGGGCCCCGGCGCCTGCCCTCAGGGCGTCTACCGTTGCCGGGGGGATGACGACTGGCTGGCGCTGTCCGCGACGGACGACGACGCGCGGGTGGCATTGGCGCGGCTGCTCGGCCGGCCGCCCGACGGCGACTGGCGGGAGCGGCCGGACGAAAGCGACAGGCTCATCTCGGACTGGACGGCGCGCCGGTCGGTGGCCGAAGCGGTCGAAGCGCTGCGCGCGGCAGGGGTGGCCGCCGCGCCCGTCACGCCGGCGGCGGCACTCCTGAGCGACCCGCACCTGCGCACGCGCGGTTTCTGGGAAACCGTCGATCACCCGGTCGCCGGTTCCTTCCTGTGCACGGGAATGCCGTTCGCGTTCCTCGGCCGGCCGCGGCGCTGGATCCGCCGGGTGCCGCCCCTCTACGGCCAGCACACCGGCGAGGTCCTGACGGAGCTGTTGGGGCGCAGCCAACAAGATCTGTCGGCGTTGCGGCAGTCGGGGACCGTCAGCGACCGGCCGGCGGGCCTGTGA
- a CDS encoding thiolase family protein has product MASTKRTAAIVGVHNTRQGRRLEGETSRSLALTAIRGALDDAGLCLDDVDGISAGPLSTALIYDLRLGPAWQGLAFGVGMITEAAAAIEHGMADVVVLVAAQAGEYRDHEATAPWTRPENEFVAPWGMFTTAEFALIARRHMHAYGTTREQLSIVAATIRNNGSRNPHAVYYQRGPFAPDDITASRPIADPFHLLDCATTSEGGCALVVANVEKTDGASQPIFMLGSGADFHGPSYQHPPAWDLAGRGDRYANGVVGRRAAERAFRHAGLRPDDIDVLELYDPFSFEIIRQLEAFGFCGEGEGGPFVADGHIAIDGSHPITTDGGTMSFSHAGSNPQMMQRAVRAVEQLRGQAGELQVPDAHIALCSNGGAGALFTTLLILGDEPL; this is encoded by the coding sequence GTGGCAAGCACGAAACGCACCGCGGCGATCGTCGGGGTGCACAACACCCGGCAGGGCCGGCGCCTGGAGGGCGAGACCTCACGGAGCCTGGCACTGACCGCCATCCGCGGCGCGCTCGACGACGCGGGCCTGTGCCTCGACGACGTCGACGGGATCAGTGCCGGGCCGCTGTCCACCGCGCTCATCTACGACCTGCGCCTCGGCCCGGCCTGGCAGGGGCTCGCCTTCGGCGTCGGCATGATCACCGAGGCGGCGGCCGCCATCGAGCACGGCATGGCCGACGTGGTGGTGCTGGTCGCGGCCCAGGCCGGGGAATACCGCGACCACGAGGCCACGGCGCCGTGGACCCGGCCCGAAAACGAATTCGTCGCGCCCTGGGGCATGTTCACCACCGCCGAGTTCGCGCTCATCGCGCGCCGCCACATGCACGCCTACGGCACCACCCGCGAACAGCTGTCGATCGTGGCCGCGACCATCCGCAACAACGGATCACGCAACCCCCACGCCGTCTACTACCAACGCGGACCGTTTGCGCCCGACGACATCACCGCGTCCCGGCCCATCGCCGACCCGTTTCATCTGCTGGACTGCGCCACCACCTCCGAAGGCGGGTGCGCCCTGGTCGTGGCCAACGTCGAAAAGACCGATGGCGCAAGCCAACCCATCTTCATGCTGGGCAGCGGCGCGGACTTCCACGGCCCGTCCTACCAGCATCCGCCGGCGTGGGACCTGGCCGGGCGGGGGGACCGATACGCCAACGGGGTGGTCGGCCGGCGCGCGGCCGAGCGCGCCTTCCGCCACGCCGGGTTGCGGCCCGACGACATCGACGTGCTGGAGCTCTACGACCCGTTCTCCTTCGAAATCATCCGCCAGCTCGAGGCGTTCGGGTTCTGCGGCGAGGGCGAGGGGGGACCGTTCGTCGCCGACGGCCACATCGCGATCGACGGCAGCCATCCCATCACCACCGACGGAGGAACCATGTCGTTCAGCCACGCGGGTTCCAATCCGCAGATGATGCAGCGGGCCGTCCGGGCCGTCGAGCAGCTGCGCGGCCAGGCCGGCGAACTTCAGGTCCCCGATGCCCATATCGCGTTGTGCAGCAACGGGGGAGCGGGGGCCTTATTCACCACGCTGCTGATCCTGGGGGACGAACCGCTGTGA
- a CDS encoding Zn-ribbon domain-containing OB-fold protein: protein MTSDALRPQTGPVPHASSHLSLPFWQGCRSEELWYQRCDACGYPNFPPTEHCRQCLSAQVRWERSAGLGEIYSWTVVHRPVTAEFSPPYAPAIVTLDEGYQMLTNVVGVAPEELRIGMRVRVQFHAVAPDVTLPYFTGQD, encoded by the coding sequence GTGACCTCCGACGCCCTGCGCCCACAGACCGGTCCGGTGCCCCATGCCAGCAGCCACCTGAGCCTGCCCTTCTGGCAGGGCTGCCGGTCGGAGGAGCTGTGGTATCAGCGCTGCGACGCCTGCGGGTACCCGAACTTTCCGCCGACCGAGCACTGCCGCCAATGCCTTTCGGCCCAGGTGCGCTGGGAGCGCAGCGCCGGCCTGGGCGAGATCTACAGCTGGACGGTGGTTCACCGGCCGGTGACGGCTGAATTCTCCCCGCCCTACGCGCCCGCGATCGTCACGCTGGACGAGGGCTACCAGATGCTGACCAACGTCGTCGGCGTGGCGCCGGAGGAGTTGCGGATCGGCATGCGCGTGCGGGTTCAGTTTCACGCCGTCGCTCCCGACGTGACCCTGCCCTACTTCACCGGCCAGGACTAG
- a CDS encoding PadR family transcriptional regulator: MSPRRTSNGLPVTAYLVLGVLAANDEQLTAGEIKMRAELSVGHFYWSPSVSHVRRELNRLLARGMVGEIGAQAGKRAITLYETTDDGRDALRRWVQHFPGQDQVVIKHPVILKTWLARGEDPDLIVDTLDRHLEATRARLDEALWSRQRSRELGISADPDQRFSFAVLDYAIRGLYAELSNITQLRDEIAGGTTRDPVKRVRRSKGQIRRRVPPSPD; encoded by the coding sequence GTGAGCCCCCGGCGCACCAGCAACGGCCTGCCGGTAACCGCCTACCTGGTACTCGGCGTGCTCGCCGCCAACGACGAGCAGCTCACCGCGGGCGAGATCAAGATGCGCGCCGAGCTGTCCGTCGGCCACTTCTACTGGTCGCCGTCGGTCAGTCACGTGCGGCGCGAGCTGAACCGCTTGCTGGCGCGCGGCATGGTCGGCGAGATCGGCGCCCAAGCGGGCAAGCGGGCGATCACGCTCTACGAGACCACCGACGACGGACGTGACGCGCTGCGCCGGTGGGTGCAACACTTCCCCGGCCAGGACCAGGTCGTCATCAAGCACCCCGTCATCCTCAAGACCTGGCTCGCCCGCGGCGAGGACCCCGACCTCATCGTCGACACCCTGGACCGGCACCTCGAGGCGACCCGGGCGCGGCTGGACGAGGCGCTGTGGTCGCGTCAGCGGTCGCGTGAACTCGGCATCAGCGCCGACCCGGACCAGCGCTTCTCGTTCGCCGTCCTGGACTACGCGATCCGCGGCCTGTATGCGGAGCTCTCCAACATCACGCAGCTGCGCGACGAGATCGCCGGCGGCACAACGCGAGACCCCGTCAAGCGGGTGCGACGGTCGAAGGGCCAGATCCGCCGCCGGGTACCCCCGAGCCCGGACTAG
- the fadD1 gene encoding fatty-acid--CoA ligase FadD1, protein MTDDTIQALLRRRLSDPGVAVKHRGLQWSWSQYLAGAAQRAAALISAADPGRPMHVGALLGNNPEMLAQMAAAGLGGYVLCGLNDTRRGEALAADVRRAHCQFLVTDAEHRPLLDGLDLEGTHILDTSTPQWAEFIEGAGELEPHRQVTAMDPFMMIFTSGTSGNPKAVQVSHLMATFAGINLVERFALSEQDTCYVSMPLFHSNAVVAGWAPAVVSGAAIVPAKFSASSFLDDVRHYGATYMNYVGKPLAYILATPERDDDADNPLRVAFGNEANDKDIEEFARRFGVQVEDGFGSTENAVIVIREPGTPKGSIGKGVDGVAIYNGDTVTECAVARFDADGALVNADEAVGELVNTAGSGFFTGYYNDPDANAERLRHGMYWSGDLAYRDADGWIYLAGRTADWMRVDGENLAAAPIERILLRHNSINRVAVYAVPDERVGDQVMAAIVLNEGHTLDPDAFEAFLDAQPDLSPKARPRYVRVAADLPSTATHKVLKRQLIAEGTAIGAGETLWEREARGTAYAVAAPSPGSGVPGGGSGPSTVAPA, encoded by the coding sequence ATGACTGACGACACGATTCAGGCGCTGCTGCGCAGGCGCTTGTCCGACCCGGGCGTCGCGGTCAAACACCGCGGCCTGCAGTGGAGTTGGAGTCAGTACCTGGCGGGAGCGGCGCAGCGAGCGGCGGCCCTGATCTCCGCGGCCGACCCGGGCCGGCCGATGCATGTCGGCGCCCTGCTGGGCAACAACCCCGAGATGCTGGCCCAGATGGCCGCGGCGGGCCTGGGCGGCTACGTGCTGTGCGGCCTGAACGACACCCGGCGCGGCGAGGCGCTGGCGGCCGACGTCCGGCGCGCGCATTGCCAGTTCCTCGTCACCGACGCCGAACACCGGCCGCTGCTGGACGGCCTGGACCTCGAGGGCACGCACATCCTCGACACCTCCACCCCGCAGTGGGCCGAGTTCATCGAAGGGGCCGGCGAACTGGAGCCGCACCGGCAGGTGACCGCGATGGACCCGTTCATGATGATCTTCACCTCGGGAACGAGCGGGAATCCCAAGGCGGTGCAGGTGTCGCACCTGATGGCGACGTTCGCCGGCATCAACCTGGTCGAGCGCTTCGCGCTCTCCGAGCAGGACACCTGCTACGTGTCGATGCCGCTGTTCCACTCCAACGCCGTCGTCGCCGGCTGGGCGCCCGCGGTGGTCTCCGGCGCCGCGATCGTGCCGGCGAAATTCTCGGCCAGCAGCTTCCTCGACGACGTCCGCCATTACGGCGCGACGTACATGAACTACGTGGGCAAGCCGCTCGCCTACATCCTGGCCACACCCGAGCGCGACGACGACGCCGACAATCCCCTGCGGGTGGCATTCGGCAACGAGGCCAACGACAAGGACATCGAGGAGTTCGCGCGCCGCTTCGGCGTGCAGGTGGAGGACGGCTTCGGCTCGACCGAGAACGCGGTCATCGTGATCCGCGAACCCGGCACGCCGAAGGGTTCGATCGGCAAAGGGGTCGACGGGGTGGCGATCTACAACGGCGACACCGTCACCGAGTGCGCGGTCGCGCGGTTCGACGCCGACGGCGCCCTGGTCAATGCCGACGAGGCCGTGGGCGAGTTGGTCAACACGGCGGGATCGGGATTCTTCACCGGCTACTACAACGACCCGGACGCCAACGCCGAACGCCTGCGCCACGGCATGTACTGGTCGGGTGACCTCGCCTACCGTGACGCCGACGGCTGGATTTACCTGGCCGGCCGCACCGCCGATTGGATGCGGGTGGACGGGGAGAACCTCGCCGCCGCACCGATCGAGCGAATCCTGTTGCGGCACAACTCGATCAACCGTGTAGCCGTGTACGCCGTCCCGGACGAGCGCGTCGGCGACCAGGTGATGGCGGCGATCGTGCTCAACGAGGGGCACACCCTGGACCCCGACGCGTTCGAGGCATTCCTCGACGCTCAGCCCGACCTGTCCCCGAAGGCCCGCCCACGCTACGTCCGCGTCGCCGCCGACCTGCCGAGCACCGCCACTCACAAGGTGCTCAAGCGCCAACTGATCGCCGAAGGAACGGCTATCGGTGCGGGGGAAACGCTGTGGGAGCGCGAGGCGCGCGGCACCGCCTACGCGGTCGCCGCGCCTAGTCCGGGCTCGGGGGTACCCGGCGGCGGATCTGGCCCTTCGACCGTCGCACCCGCTTGA
- a CDS encoding SDR family NAD(P)-dependent oxidoreductase, whose translation MSDTTPPLRGRRILVTGGATGIGATAVRAFSEAGAEVAATYHQTPPPDGLAAGWLQCDVRDADAVSAMVRQATERMGGLDVLVNAAGLWQAGIPGYIGVDEISFLLDTNVKATILTNQAAYSVMKGQDPKGGRIINFGSSEAVMGSPISAVYAATKGAVQAWTRSAAKAWAADKITVNALAPAVQTAGADRLREFLGPDASAFIDQQMQMMIPLGGRLGDPARDLGPMLVFLAGPGSGFITGQLLAVDGGLMMVGG comes from the coding sequence ATGTCAGACACGACGCCACCGCTGCGGGGCCGGCGGATCCTGGTCACCGGCGGTGCGACCGGGATCGGCGCGACCGCCGTGCGAGCCTTCAGCGAGGCCGGGGCCGAGGTCGCCGCCACCTATCACCAGACGCCGCCGCCGGACGGCCTCGCGGCCGGCTGGCTGCAGTGCGACGTGCGAGACGCCGACGCCGTCTCGGCGATGGTGCGGCAGGCCACCGAACGCATGGGTGGGCTCGACGTGTTGGTGAACGCCGCGGGGCTGTGGCAGGCCGGCATTCCCGGTTACATCGGCGTCGACGAGATCTCGTTCCTGTTGGACACCAACGTCAAGGCGACCATCCTGACCAATCAGGCCGCCTACTCCGTCATGAAGGGCCAGGACCCGAAGGGCGGCAGGATAATCAACTTCGGCTCGTCCGAAGCCGTGATGGGCAGCCCGATCTCGGCCGTCTACGCCGCGACCAAGGGCGCGGTCCAGGCGTGGACGCGCTCGGCCGCCAAGGCCTGGGCGGCGGACAAGATCACCGTCAACGCGCTGGCGCCTGCGGTGCAGACGGCCGGCGCCGACCGGCTGCGCGAGTTCCTCGGCCCCGACGCGAGTGCGTTCATCGACCAGCAGATGCAGATGATGATCCCCCTGGGCGGGAGACTGGGGGATCCCGCCCGGGATCTGGGCCCGATGCTGGTCTTTCTGGCCGGGCCCGGTTCGGGCTTCATCACGGGGCAGCTGCTGGCGGTCGATGGCGGTCTGATGATGGTGGGCGGATAG